One genomic region from Stutzerimonas decontaminans encodes:
- a CDS encoding sigma-54-dependent transcriptional regulator — MTEVTQERVLLVEDDDSLRQLLVEELEDRGLQVRALASAEEAVGSLESWEPALVVSDLRLPGADGMALLRRVKSMQAAPAFLVITAFGSIQQAVAALKEGADEFLTKPLDLEHFALAVARALETRRLRDEVRRFQQLLSDDRFHGMLGRSRVMRGLFDQIRQLARAEGPVLVIGESGTGKELVARAVHAESERAKGPFLAINCAGLPAELLESEFFGHVAGAFTGANRAHKGLFQQADGGTLFLDEIGEMPLPLQAKLLRVLQEGTIRPVGAERELTVDVRIIAASNRPLETEAGREAFREDLFFRLETFILQVPPLRDREEDLELLAAGFVAHFAARSGRPVRGLAPAVLAQLRRYPFPGNVRELQNAIERAVTFCHGRSIELEHLPSRIADYRDDNARSAGAELLAQLSDGPLLPTLEELEQRYIEHVLKLVDGNKRRAAALLGIGRRTLYRRLGEREDG; from the coding sequence ATGACTGAGGTGACGCAGGAGCGGGTGCTGCTGGTCGAGGACGATGACAGCCTGCGCCAGTTGCTGGTCGAGGAGCTGGAAGACCGCGGCTTACAGGTGCGTGCGCTGGCGAGCGCGGAGGAGGCGGTGGGCTCGCTGGAAAGCTGGGAACCGGCGCTGGTGGTCAGCGACCTGCGCCTGCCCGGTGCCGATGGCATGGCGCTGCTGCGGCGGGTGAAGAGCATGCAGGCCGCGCCGGCATTCCTGGTGATCACCGCGTTCGGCAGCATCCAGCAGGCGGTGGCGGCGCTCAAGGAAGGTGCCGACGAGTTCCTCACCAAGCCGCTGGACCTCGAGCACTTCGCCCTGGCGGTGGCCCGTGCGCTGGAGACGCGGCGCCTGCGCGATGAGGTACGGCGCTTCCAGCAGCTGCTCAGTGATGATCGCTTCCACGGAATGCTCGGCCGCAGCCGGGTGATGCGCGGCTTGTTCGACCAGATCCGCCAACTTGCCCGCGCCGAGGGGCCGGTGCTGGTGATCGGCGAGAGCGGCACCGGCAAGGAGCTGGTCGCCCGTGCCGTGCATGCGGAAAGCGAACGTGCCAAAGGGCCATTCCTTGCGATCAACTGCGCCGGGCTGCCGGCCGAATTGCTGGAAAGCGAATTCTTCGGCCATGTCGCTGGCGCCTTCACTGGCGCCAATCGCGCGCACAAGGGTCTGTTCCAGCAGGCCGACGGCGGCACGCTGTTTCTCGACGAGATTGGCGAAATGCCGCTGCCGCTGCAGGCCAAACTCCTGCGTGTGCTGCAGGAAGGCACGATCCGTCCGGTGGGTGCCGAGCGTGAGTTGACGGTTGATGTGCGCATCATCGCCGCCAGCAATCGCCCGCTGGAAACCGAGGCCGGCCGCGAGGCGTTCCGCGAGGACCTGTTCTTCCGTCTGGAAACCTTCATCCTGCAGGTGCCGCCGCTGCGTGATCGCGAGGAGGACCTCGAACTGCTGGCCGCCGGCTTCGTCGCCCACTTCGCCGCGCGCAGCGGGCGGCCGGTGCGCGGCCTGGCACCGGCAGTGCTGGCACAACTGCGGCGCTATCCCTTCCCCGGCAACGTGCGCGAATTGCAGAACGCCATCGAACGCGCGGTGACCTTCTGCCACGGGCGCAGCATCGAGCTGGAGCACCTGCCCAGTCGCATCGCCGACTATCGTGATGACAACGCCCGCAGTGCCGGCGCCGAACTGCTCGCCCAGCTCAGTGATGGCCCGCTGCTGCCGACTCTGGAGGAGCTGGAGCAGCGTTATATCGAGCACGTGCTCAAGCTGGTGGACGGCAACAAGCGCCGCGCCGCGGCCTTGCTCGGCATTGGCCGGCGCACGCTGTACCGCCGTCTCGGCGAGCGCGAAGACGGTTGA